In Cotesia glomerata isolate CgM1 linkage group LG1, MPM_Cglom_v2.3, whole genome shotgun sequence, one genomic interval encodes:
- the LOC123264615 gene encoding uncharacterized protein LOC123264615: protein MDTGKLTLLVLFDLTKAFEYVNPRVILSTLIELGFFVKTISWFFSYLTNRSQAVLNDDGLPTEFLETTSGVPQGSVLGPILFLLVMNSVAKRLIYSRHGLFADDKYIYLHYHYYQLYDAIRQITTDAQAVADWAKDNGLEINVTKTKAMLLGSSGKLKNIQHNFLPPTVVNGIAIPFTESAKCLGLHITNTLSWNLHTSKTIKNLLPGQTASDRPDLVARVLSIKKDTLIDMIVKQHLFGQVAAYNWVIEFQKRGLPHLHMLITLKSDSKITTPEQVDRLISAEIPNPMSDPTLFDIVTKNMLHGPCGDWCLINNICSKKFPKQFRNETTMDGNGYLYNRRQDENITFSRNNFVFTNQHVVPYNKVLLKTFNCHINVKVVCSVTAVKYSFKYVYKGHNKAGITINGSVPNTRVESLGEETHSSSNSHDSENLNNVKDHDEVRDFVDARYIGPVEAVWRILSKHLQNKSHSIIRLPVHLPNEQSITINNDCNNDELREALQKQSMLIDYFKLNERDSNARQYIYSDILYHYVFKKDNVTKITSWQPRKKYLNVIGRKVLEVLKISGTMNGILCDTFTSTCLTAGLIEDDQEWKRTLNEAIVWMMPRQLRCLFVHYNRRFGVKEGEKKAYVFINSMLNRERYSLSDFPSMIQISEIDEALLSGESLQTNNLDDPQTYDNKLNVRQKKIVDYILNSINENKNVCTMAYPGIAATLLPNGKTVHKTFGLHVPMFSDSSSRIKPNSKQGEYLKNFDVFIWDEAPMSLRYALEIKDRTLRHIMNNKMPFGGKLMILGGDFRQLFPVQPHTTRTETVNLSIRFSSLWKNFHQFSLTQNMRALPEEIQFVNFLLNIGDRTVNNLNDKRMNDISLYIEKTGDDVEHKLNLDSPKFATGADDEEIKWHLRLHTENEESEDKS from the exons ATGGATACTGGCAAACTAACACTATTAGTTCTCTTTGATTTAACAAAAGCATTTGAATATGTAAACCCGAGAGTAATATTGAGCACTTTGATTGAACTTGGATTTTTCGTCAAAACTATAAGCTGGTTTTTCTCGTACTTAACGAATAGAAGTCAAGCAGTCTTGAATGATGATGGTTTACCAACTGAATTCTTAGAAACTACGTCTGGTGTACCTCAAGGCTCAGTCTTAGGACCCATTCTGTTTCTGTTGGTCATGAATTCAGTTGCAAAACGGCTCATATATTCAAGACACGGACTATTTGCAGATGACAAATACATTTATCTAcactatcattattatcagtTGTACGATGCAATAAGACAAATAACTACTGATGCTCAAGCTGTTGCTGATTGGGCTAAAGACAATGGTCTAGAAATCAATGTAACAAAGACAAAAGCTATGCTCTTAGGCTCGAgtgggaaattaaaaaatattcaacatAACTTTTTACCACCTACTGTTGTTAATGGTATAGCGATTCCCTTTACAGAGTCGGCCAAGTGTCTGGGACTTCACATTACAAATACACTGTCTTGGAATCTTCATACGTCAAAAacaatca AGAACTTATTACCTGGACAAACTGCATCGGATAGACCGGATTTAGTTGCACGAGTATTAAGCATTAAAAAAGATACTTTAATTGATATGATTGTAAAACAACATCTTTTTGGTCAAGTAGCCGCTTACAATTGGGTAATAGAATTCCAAAAACGTGGTTTGCCACATTTACACAtgttaattacattaaaaagcGATTCTAAAATAACAACACCTGAACAAGTTGATAGATTAATCTCTGCAGAGATTCCAAATCCTATGAGCGATCCGACTTTATTTGATATTGTAACGAAAAATATGCTGCATGGTCCTTGCGGAGATTGGTGTCTAATCAACAATATTTGTTCGAAGAAATTTCCTAAACAGTTTCGAAATGAGACGACAATGGATGGAAATGGATATCTTTATAACCGTCGTCAGGATGAAAACATTACATTTTCACGAAATAATTTCGTATTTACTAATCAACATGTTGTACCATACAATaaggttttattaaaaacttttaattgtcATATTAATGTAAAAGTTGTATGCTCAGTCACAGCtgttaaatattcatttaaatatgtTTACAAAGGCCACAATAAAGCAGGGATAACAATAAATGGAAGTGTACCGAATACTAGAGTAGAATCACTAGGAGAAGAAACTCATTCGTCTTCTAATTCTCATgattctgaaaatttgaacAATGTTAAAGATCACGACGAAGTACGTGATTTTGTTGATGCTCGCTATATTGGTCCTGTTGAAGCTGTTTGGCGCATTTTATCAAAACATCTTCAGAATAAAAGTCATTCCATAATCCGTTTACCAGTACACTTACCAAATGAACAAAGTATcactattaataatgattgTAACAATGACGAACTTCGAGAAGCTTTACAGAAACAATCTATGTTGatagattattttaaattgaatgaaCGTGATTCAAATGCTCGCCAATATATTTATAGCGATATCCTATATcattatgtttttaaaaaagacaATGTGACTAAAATTACAAGTTGGCAACCacgaaaaaaatatctcaacgTTATTGGTC GAAAGGTGCTAGAAGTTTTGAAGATCTCAGGAACAATGAATGGAATACTTTGTGATACTTTCACGTCGACGTGTTTAACAGCAGGACTTATAGAAGACGATCAAGAATGGAAAAGAACTTTAAATGAAGCAATAGTATGGATGATGCCACGACAATTACGTTGTTTATTTGTTC ATTATAACAGACGTTTTGGAGTTAAAGAAGGAGAGAAAAAAGCGTacgtttttattaattctatgCTTAATCGTGAACGCTACAGTCTTTCAGATTTCCCCAGTATGATTCAGATTAGTGAAATCGACGAAGCATTACTAAGTGGCGAATCGTTACAAACTAACAACTTGGACGATCCACAGACTTATGACAATAAACTCAATGTTCGTCAAAAGAAAATAGTTGATTACATTTTAAACTCGATTAACG aaaataaaaacgtCTGTACTATGGCCTATCCGGGCATTGCCGCAACCCTATTACCTAACGGAAAAACTGTTCATAAAACGTTTGGCTTGCACGTTCCAATGTTCTCTGATTCTTCTTCACGCATTAAACCAAATTCGAAACAAGGTgaatacttgaaaaattttgacgtTTTTATTTGGGATGAAGCTCCAATGTCGCTTAGATATGCTTTGGAAATAAAAGATCGTACGTTACGTcatattatgaataataaaatgccCTTCGGCggaaaattaatgattttggGTGGTGATTTTCGCCAATTATTTCCAGTACAACCTCATACAACTCGAACCGAAACTGTCAATCTTTCTATTAGATTTAGTTcattatggaaaaattttcatcaattttcatTGACACAGAATATGCGAGCGTTACCGGAAGAAATACAATTcgtaaactttttattaaatatcggCGATCGAAccgtcaataatttaaatgataaa